In Deltaproteobacteria bacterium, the genomic stretch TCCCCCTTGAAGCGGGAGGCATCCCCGCGTACGTCCAGCTCGCCCTTTACAAAGGCCGTCTTAACCTCCTCCAGCACTTCTTGGACGCCTTGGAGTTGATCGCCCAAACCGTTACAGGCCTTTTTAAGCACTTCATAATCTCCCTTGTAATCGTTGGTAACCCGGGCCTTCAGGTCGCCCGCGGCCATCCGGTCCAGAACATCTCCAATGTCCTTCATGGGAACCGCGATTCCTTCCGCCGTGTCGTTCAGACCCTGCACGATAGTTGCCCAGGCCCCATTATACTTAGATACATCAGCCCTGACATCCAACTCACCCCGGGCCGCCGCTTTCTCCATCCTCGCCGCCTCGTCGATAAGGCCCTGCAAGGCATCGATCAGGCCGTTGAGGTTGTTTCTGACCTCGTTGAAATCCCCCTTATACTGGTCCGTGATCTTCTCAGGGATGTCCCCCCTCGAGATCCTCTCCACATACTCCGCCGTCACGTTAAACGGCGCCATGAAGGCGTCGATCAAACGGTTGACTCCCTCTAAAACTGGCCGAAAGGCGGGATCCACCTTTTCTACGTCCGCTCTGGCATCAAGCCTTCCATCCACGATCGAGTCAACGAGGTGCTTCACGCCCTCAGCCAGCTCCGTCACATCGAGCCGGGCCGAACCGGCTCTCTTGTAAGTTGATGTTTGTTTTCCTGACATTTTAATTTCCTCCCTTATTTTAGATTCTTTTCCTGATCACCGGTTTTATGCACTCCCCCAAACACAGTTTCCCTGTGTCATGGGGTCCGCTGCCGACTGCTTCTTCCTGCGGCCCTTATCATCTCTATCCTGCATATTCCTTTCAGGCCGATCTCACCCGATTTTCCGGAAAACCCGGGCGTTCGGCACCACTTGCAGAAACAACCCGCCAGCCCCAGCGGGCATCTCCTGGGTCTGTTCGGTCACGAAAAAACCCTCCTTCCCCAGGGCCTCGTGAAACATCCGTATAACCGAAATCCGCTCTTCTTCCGAAAAATGAAGGAGAACATTTTTGCAAAGAATGAGGTCCAAATCCTCCCGGATCGGTTCAAGGCTCAGCAGGTCGTGTCTCCGATACCGGACTCGTTCTTTGATTTCTTCTGCTATTTCAAAGTGTCCCGGATTTCCATTCTCCCTGAAGTATCTTTCG encodes the following:
- a CDS encoding chemotaxis protein CheR encodes the protein MAFTYFFRDLQTLECIRDYVLPFLRSRRYIRIWDAGCAMGPEPYSLAIIFRENMGATFRNVTIFATDVDESGRFGEIIRRGVYPQEQVKRIPREVFERYFRENGNPGHFEIAEEIKERVRYRRHDLLSLEPIREDLDLILCKNVLLHFSEEERISVIRMFHEALGKEGFFVTEQTQEMPAGAGGLFLQVVPNARVFRKIG